Proteins from one Blattabacterium sp. (Blattella germanica) str. Bge genomic window:
- the atpG gene encoding ATP synthase F1 subunit gamma, translated as MSNPKEIKRRILSIESVIKTTEAMKMISIVKLRKTKGLLTHVKTYLDHIELLISDFLLTEKLEKNKYFLEKEEKKKLFIVFTSNRGLCGSFNSLIFEKINQLFQKKGYSHNECIFFSIGKKGFDFLVKRYKIYDKNNNWIDWGDDFTKSNEKIQTLTKKFISIFIQKKVSSIYLMYNNFKKSLFQEIIVEKLLPVSVDLQKEKTEIEYILEPSQKEIFDYLIPKFVNAKLLKIFLESSYSEHTARMISMHKATENASEIKNDLVLNYNKERQTTITKEILEIISGLESLNEKK; from the coding sequence ATGTCCAATCCAAAAGAGATCAAAAGAAGAATATTATCTATAGAATCAGTTATTAAAACTACGGAAGCTATGAAAATGATCTCTATCGTAAAACTACGAAAAACTAAAGGTTTATTGACACATGTAAAAACTTATTTGGATCATATAGAATTACTTATTTCAGATTTTTTGTTAACGGAAAAATTGGAAAAAAATAAATATTTCTTAGAAAAAGAAGAAAAAAAAAAATTGTTCATTGTATTTACTTCTAATCGTGGATTATGCGGTTCTTTTAATTCCTTAATTTTTGAAAAAATTAATCAATTGTTTCAAAAAAAAGGATACTCACATAATGAGTGCATATTTTTTTCAATTGGAAAAAAAGGATTCGATTTTTTAGTGAAAAGATATAAGATATATGACAAAAATAACAATTGGATTGATTGGGGAGATGACTTTACTAAAAGTAATGAAAAAATACAAACTTTAACAAAAAAATTCATTTCAATTTTTATTCAAAAAAAAGTATCTTCTATTTATTTGATGTATAACAATTTCAAAAAATCTTTGTTTCAAGAAATAATTGTAGAAAAATTACTACCAGTCTCTGTAGATTTACAAAAAGAAAAAACAGAAATTGAGTATATTCTAGAACCATCCCAAAAAGAAATTTTTGATTATTTGATTCCAAAATTTGTAAATGCAAAATTATTAAAAATTTTTTTAGAATCTTCTTACTCAGAACATACAGCACGTATGATTTCTATGCATAAAGCTACAGAAAATGCATCTGAAATTAAAAATGATCTAGTATTAAATTACAATAAGGAAAGACAAACAACAATAACTAAAGAAATACTTGAAATCATCAGTGGATTAGAATCTTTAAATGAAAAAAAATAA
- the atpF gene encoding F0F1 ATP synthase subunit B has translation MDLVTPSVGLIVWHTIIFVILMLFLSKFAWKPILHFIDQREENIRMSVEKADQVKNELKNVENQKNKILKETRMKRDMILKEAIQIREKIKLKAKEESLIEKKKILEETKKSIQIERKAAIHKLKNQIGDISIQIAEKILKKELDQTNKQDKFIKELVDKLY, from the coding sequence ATGGATCTGGTAACTCCTTCTGTAGGATTGATTGTTTGGCATACTATAATATTTGTAATCCTTATGTTATTTCTTTCCAAATTTGCTTGGAAGCCAATCCTTCATTTTATTGATCAAAGAGAAGAAAATATTAGAATGTCTGTTGAAAAAGCGGATCAAGTGAAAAATGAATTGAAAAATGTAGAAAATCAGAAAAACAAAATTTTAAAAGAAACTCGAATGAAGAGAGATATGATTTTAAAGGAAGCTATTCAAATTAGAGAAAAAATAAAATTAAAAGCAAAAGAGGAAAGTTTGATAGAAAAGAAAAAGATTCTAGAAGAAACAAAAAAAAGTATTCAAATAGAAAGAAAAGCAGCTATTCATAAATTAAAAAATCAAATAGGAGACATTTCTATTCAAATAGCTGAAAAAATATTAAAAAAAGAGTTGGATCAAACAAATAAACAAGATAAGTTTATAAAAGAATTGGTAGATAAATTATACTGA
- the atpA gene encoding F0F1 ATP synthase subunit alpha, with translation MSDLKYSEISSILKEQLSNFQFESKLSESGIVIQVGDGVARSFGLNSAFYGELVEFNNTEVKGIVLNLEEDYVSIVLLNSSKDIKEGDVVQRTGKIFSIQVGEGMLGRVVDTLGNPIDGKGPIEGKLFSMPLERKAPGVIYREPVKEPLQTGIKFIDSMIPIGRGQRELIIGDRQTGKTTIAIDAIINQKKFYEQNKPVYCIYVAVSQKGSTIARIANLLQEKGAMSYTVIVSATSSDPASMQVFAPFSGTAIGEYFRDTGRSSLVIYDDLSKQAVSYREISLLLRRPPGREAYPGDVFYLHSRLLERASKIIKDQKMAEKMNDIPESIRKEVKGGGSLTALPIIETQSGDISSYIPTNVISITDGQIFLEKDLFHSGIRPAINESISVSRVGGAAQIQSMRKVSGTLKLDQAQFRELESFSKFGSELDPSTMEILKKGKINIEILKQPPHYPYNIEDQIAIIYVGTQNILKNIPLDKISDFEKEYLFYLKEKHEDLLNSLKDGILDDKISEILEKVALELSNKYVS, from the coding sequence ATGTCAGATTTAAAATATTCTGAAATATCATCTATTCTTAAAGAACAATTATCAAATTTTCAATTTGAATCAAAATTATCTGAATCTGGTATTGTTATTCAAGTAGGAGATGGAGTAGCTAGATCCTTCGGTCTAAACTCCGCTTTTTATGGAGAATTGGTAGAATTTAATAATACCGAAGTAAAAGGCATAGTTTTGAATCTTGAAGAAGATTATGTTAGTATTGTTTTGCTAAACTCATCAAAAGATATCAAAGAAGGTGATGTAGTTCAAAGAACAGGAAAAATTTTTTCTATCCAAGTAGGAGAAGGCATGTTAGGTCGTGTTGTCGATACATTAGGAAATCCTATTGATGGAAAAGGTCCTATAGAAGGAAAATTATTTTCTATGCCTTTAGAAAGAAAGGCTCCAGGTGTTATTTACAGAGAACCAGTCAAAGAACCTCTTCAAACTGGCATTAAGTTTATAGATTCAATGATCCCTATAGGAAGAGGACAAAGAGAATTGATTATTGGAGATAGACAAACGGGAAAAACGACTATAGCCATTGATGCTATTATCAATCAGAAGAAATTTTATGAACAAAATAAACCAGTTTATTGCATTTACGTAGCAGTTAGTCAAAAGGGATCTACAATAGCAAGAATTGCTAATCTTTTGCAAGAAAAGGGAGCTATGTCTTACACCGTAATCGTTTCAGCTACATCTTCTGATCCAGCTTCTATGCAAGTTTTTGCTCCTTTTTCAGGAACTGCGATCGGAGAATATTTTCGTGATACAGGCCGCTCTTCTTTGGTGATATATGATGATCTGTCAAAACAAGCTGTTTCTTATAGAGAAATTTCTTTGTTGTTACGACGGCCTCCTGGTAGAGAAGCTTATCCAGGAGACGTTTTTTATTTACATTCTCGTCTTTTAGAACGTGCCTCTAAAATTATCAAAGACCAAAAAATGGCTGAAAAAATGAATGATATTCCAGAATCTATTAGAAAAGAGGTTAAAGGAGGAGGGTCTTTAACTGCTTTACCTATTATTGAAACTCAATCTGGAGATATCTCTTCTTATATTCCAACTAATGTAATTTCCATAACAGATGGACAAATTTTTTTGGAAAAAGATTTATTTCATTCTGGAATACGTCCTGCTATCAATGAAAGTATATCTGTTTCTCGTGTAGGAGGGGCTGCTCAAATTCAATCTATGAGAAAAGTATCTGGAACTCTCAAATTAGATCAAGCTCAATTTAGAGAATTGGAATCTTTTTCAAAATTTGGTTCTGAATTAGATCCATCTACAATGGAAATTCTAAAAAAAGGAAAAATTAATATAGAAATACTAAAACAACCTCCTCATTATCCGTATAATATAGAAGATCAAATAGCTATAATTTATGTTGGAACTCAAAATATATTAAAAAATATTCCTCTTGATAAGATTTCAGATTTTGAAAAAGAATATCTTTTTTATTTAAAAGAAAAACATGAAGATTTATTAAATTCATTAAAAGATGGAATCCTTGATGATAAAATATCTGAAATATTGGAAAAAGTAGCCTTGGAATTAAGTAATAAATATGTATCCTAA
- the atpH gene encoding ATP synthase F1 subunit delta, translating into MFSNNQKIVKHYARVFFEYSIMNNNDSFYYKVKKISSLLKTDFNKILSTSLLSYKKKIIIFKKILYPFDVSLFQFVKLLILRKRESLLKEIFLEYQKIYKEEKKGIVTCIIVSAFPLSIDMQKIIAHKIKIYPKYQKKKFHIINKIDKSIIGGFLFCIGSEKWNFSVKEQLDSIQKIFKNS; encoded by the coding sequence ATGTTTTCAAATAATCAAAAAATAGTTAAACATTACGCAAGAGTTTTTTTTGAATATTCTATCATGAATAACAATGATTCATTTTATTATAAAGTCAAGAAAATATCTTCTTTGTTGAAAACAGATTTCAATAAAATTCTTTCAACCTCATTATTAAGTTACAAAAAAAAAATAATTATTTTCAAAAAAATTCTTTATCCTTTCGATGTTTCACTCTTTCAATTTGTAAAACTTTTAATTCTACGAAAAAGAGAATCTCTTTTAAAAGAAATTTTCTTAGAATATCAAAAAATATATAAAGAAGAAAAAAAAGGGATTGTGACATGCATTATTGTTTCTGCATTTCCTTTAAGTATAGATATGCAAAAAATAATTGCGCATAAAATTAAAATTTATCCTAAGTATCAGAAAAAAAAATTTCATATAATAAACAAAATAGATAAATCTATTATTGGAGGTTTCCTATTTTGCATAGGATCCGAAAAATGGAATTTTAGCGTTAAAGAGCAGTTAGATTCCATTCAAAAAATATTTAAAAATTCTTAG
- the atpE gene encoding ATP synthase F0 subunit C, whose protein sequence is MDIDLTYSGLAALGSGLAVVGAGLGIGKIGSSAMDAIARQPEASGKIQNAMIVAAALIEGAALFGIVTTLLAVFK, encoded by the coding sequence ATGGATATAGATTTGACTTACTCTGGATTAGCCGCTTTAGGATCTGGTCTTGCAGTAGTAGGAGCGGGACTGGGAATTGGTAAAATTGGAAGTTCAGCAATGGATGCTATTGCTAGACAACCTGAAGCATCAGGAAAAATACAGAATGCAATGATTGTTGCTGCGGCACTAATTGAAGGGGCAGCCCTTTTTGGAATAGTTACTACATTATTAGCTGTATTTAAATAA